The proteins below come from a single Thalassotalea ponticola genomic window:
- the rpsU gene encoding 30S ribosomal protein S21 — translation MPVIKVRENEPFDVALRRFKRSCEKAGILSEVRRRESFEKPTWERKRKKAAAVKRHAKKVARENARRVRLY, via the coding sequence ATGCCAGTAATTAAAGTAAGAGAAAACGAGCCGTTTGATGTAGCTCTTCGTCGTTTTAAGCGTTCATGTGAAAAAGCAGGTATCCTTTCTGAAGTTCGTCGTCGCGAATCTTTCGAAAAGCCAACTTGGGAACGCAAGCGCAAGAAAGCAGCTGCAGTTAAGCGTCACGCGAAGAAAGTTGCTCGCGAAAACGCTCGTCGCGTTCGTTTATACTAA
- the tsaD gene encoding tRNA (adenosine(37)-N6)-threonylcarbamoyltransferase complex transferase subunit TsaD, translating to MRILGIETSCDETGIAIYDEEQGIVAHQLYSQIKVHADYGGVVPELASRDHVRKTIPLIKQALADAGLSPSDLDGVAYTAGPGLVGALLVGCSIGRSLAYGWDIPAVPVHHMEGHLLAPMLEDDVPDFPFIALLVSGGHTMLVRVDGIGKYQVLGESVDDAAGEAFDKTAKLLGLDYPGGPVLAKMAEQGTKGRFKFPRPMTDRPGLDFSFSGLKTFAANTIRDNDDSDQTKADIAYAFQEAVVDTLAIKCKRALEQCGLNRLVIAGGVSANTSLREKLATTMQKLNGKVYYPRPEFCTDNGAMIAFAGMQRLKSGVSADMTFKATPRWPLDSLPPV from the coding sequence ATGCGAATTTTAGGTATCGAAACCTCTTGTGATGAAACCGGTATAGCCATTTATGATGAAGAGCAGGGCATTGTCGCCCATCAGCTTTATTCACAGATAAAAGTGCATGCCGATTACGGTGGGGTTGTGCCAGAATTGGCATCGCGCGATCACGTTCGCAAAACCATTCCGTTGATCAAGCAAGCATTAGCTGATGCGGGCTTAAGCCCAAGCGATCTCGACGGTGTCGCTTATACAGCCGGTCCTGGTTTAGTTGGTGCCTTGCTCGTCGGCTGCTCTATTGGCCGTTCGCTCGCCTATGGTTGGGATATTCCTGCGGTTCCTGTTCATCATATGGAAGGACATCTATTAGCGCCAATGTTAGAAGATGATGTGCCTGACTTTCCATTTATTGCGTTACTGGTGTCCGGTGGCCATACCATGCTAGTGCGCGTTGATGGTATTGGCAAATACCAAGTGCTGGGTGAATCGGTCGACGATGCGGCAGGTGAAGCGTTTGATAAAACCGCTAAATTGCTCGGCTTAGATTATCCGGGTGGTCCTGTTTTAGCAAAAATGGCAGAGCAAGGAACCAAAGGGCGGTTTAAATTTCCACGGCCGATGACCGATAGACCGGGTCTTGATTTTAGTTTTTCTGGCTTGAAGACCTTTGCCGCCAATACCATTCGCGACAACGACGACAGCGATCAGACTAAAGCCGATATCGCATATGCCTTTCAAGAGGCGGTGGTTGATACACTGGCAATAAAATGTAAACGCGCGCTTGAACAGTGTGGTTTGAACCGACTAGTCATTGCCGGTGGGGTAAGTGCGAACACTTCACTGCGAGAAAAGTTAGCGACTACCATGCAAAAACTCAATGGTAAGGTGTATTACCCACGTCCTGAGTTCTGTACCGATAACGGGGCGATGATCGCGTTTGCCGGTATGCAACGACTCAAATCAGGTGTTAGTGCCGATATGACGTTTAAAGCGACGCCGCGTTGGCCGTTGGATAGTTTACCACCAGTGTAA
- the plsY gene encoding glycerol-3-phosphate 1-O-acyltransferase PlsY, with protein sequence MLTISIIIFAYLLGSISSAILICRLLGLPDPRSQGSNNPGATNVLRISNKATAAAVLLFDVLKGMIPVWGAYKLGVEPLHLGFIAIAACLGHMYPIFFNFKGGKAVATAFGALAPISWIMALALILTWGAVVKYSRYSSLAAIVTITLAPLYTYLIKPLYTNSVTMLSLLILFRHRDNIIRLLQGKESKI encoded by the coding sequence ATTTTAACCATCTCCATCATTATCTTTGCTTACTTGTTAGGCTCTATTTCAAGTGCCATCTTAATTTGTCGCCTGCTTGGGTTACCCGACCCGCGTAGTCAAGGCTCAAACAACCCCGGCGCGACCAACGTTTTGCGGATCAGCAATAAAGCCACGGCAGCTGCGGTGTTACTGTTTGATGTGTTAAAAGGTATGATTCCGGTGTGGGGGGCGTATAAGCTGGGCGTTGAACCGTTGCACTTGGGCTTTATCGCCATTGCCGCGTGTCTCGGTCATATGTACCCTATCTTTTTTAACTTTAAAGGTGGCAAAGCGGTGGCAACGGCATTTGGCGCGCTCGCGCCAATTAGTTGGATTATGGCGTTAGCGCTAATCCTTACGTGGGGCGCGGTTGTTAAGTACAGCCGTTATTCTTCGCTAGCCGCTATAGTTACCATTACACTAGCGCCACTGTATACCTATCTAATAAAGCCCCTGTATACCAACTCGGTAACCATGTTGTCTCTGCTGATTTTATTTCGCCACAGAGACAACATCATTCGCTTGCTACAGGGTAAAGAAAGCAAGATTTAA
- the folB gene encoding dihydroneopterin aldolase: MDIVFIEGLKIDTTIGYYDWEKTIKQPLIFDLQMGCDIRLAAAGDELHKTVNYADVAADIELIAQEKVVDLLETLAENMAQRLMQKYAISWLRLKINKPQAVANAQGVGVIIERGSKG; encoded by the coding sequence ATGGATATTGTCTTTATCGAAGGTTTAAAAATCGACACCACCATAGGGTATTACGATTGGGAAAAAACCATCAAACAACCGCTGATATTTGATCTGCAAATGGGCTGTGATATTCGTTTGGCAGCAGCGGGCGACGAATTACACAAAACCGTAAATTACGCTGATGTAGCGGCTGATATTGAATTGATAGCGCAAGAGAAAGTCGTTGATTTACTCGAAACCTTAGCCGAAAACATGGCTCAGCGGTTGATGCAAAAATACGCCATCAGTTGGCTGCGCTTGAAAATTAACAAACCACAAGCGGTGGCCAATGCACAAGGCGTTGGGGTCATTATTGAACGAGGCAGCAAAGGGTAA
- the folK gene encoding 2-amino-4-hydroxy-6-hydroxymethyldihydropteridine diphosphokinase, with translation MAQVYISIGSNIERETQIVLAVQSLRDEFGAVDVSSVYECEPVGFSGENFYNLVAKVHTNKSPQYIGELLKTLEKQHGRVDFSKKFSPRKMDLDILLYDDLVMEQPVQLPRDEIPLNAYVLQPLAELAPDEVHPTLGQTYQQIWQQYDKTKQQVQRIDFTWPIALSH, from the coding sequence ATGGCGCAAGTATACATTTCTATTGGCAGCAATATTGAACGAGAAACACAAATTGTACTTGCCGTGCAGTCATTGCGGGATGAATTTGGCGCTGTCGATGTATCATCGGTGTATGAATGTGAACCGGTGGGCTTTAGCGGCGAAAATTTTTATAACTTGGTTGCCAAAGTACACACCAACAAGTCACCGCAATACATTGGTGAGTTGTTAAAAACACTAGAAAAACAACATGGACGAGTCGATTTTTCAAAAAAGTTCAGCCCGCGTAAAATGGACTTGGACATTTTGTTATACGACGATTTAGTGATGGAGCAACCGGTCCAGTTGCCAAGAGATGAAATTCCGCTAAATGCGTATGTGTTGCAACCGCTCGCTGAACTAGCTCCTGATGAAGTACACCCCACGCTGGGACAAACGTATCAACAAATTTGGCAACAATACGACAAAACCAAACAGCAAGTGCAACGCATAGACTTTACCTGGCCTATTGCGCTGTCGCATTAA
- a CDS encoding undecaprenyl-diphosphate phosphatase: protein MSTIETIILALIQGLTEFLPISSSAHLILPSQLLGWSDQGLAFDVAVHVGTLLAVMIYFRQEVANMFVAWTDSIVHKNRSFDAKLAWWIIFATIPAGLFGLFGKDFIEQHLRSAAIIALTTIVFGLLLGLVDIKGKQNKNIEQLGFKGAMMVGLAQAVALIPGTSRSGITMTMGMMLGLTRDAAARFSFLLSIPAIAMAGTYLTVKLVFAAHAVDWSAIALGASVAFVSAYTCIHYFLILLDKVGMMPFVVYRLLLGAFLVWFII, encoded by the coding sequence ATGTCGACCATAGAAACCATTATCCTCGCCCTGATTCAAGGGTTAACCGAATTTTTACCGATTTCGAGTTCCGCGCACCTTATTTTGCCATCGCAACTCTTGGGCTGGAGTGATCAAGGGCTTGCTTTTGATGTCGCCGTGCACGTTGGCACGTTGCTGGCGGTAATGATTTATTTTCGCCAAGAAGTGGCCAATATGTTTGTCGCTTGGACTGACAGTATCGTTCACAAGAATCGAAGCTTTGATGCCAAGTTAGCGTGGTGGATTATCTTTGCCACAATCCCCGCCGGCCTATTTGGTTTGTTTGGCAAAGACTTTATCGAACAGCATCTGCGCAGTGCCGCTATTATCGCCCTAACTACAATCGTTTTTGGTTTGTTGCTTGGTTTGGTCGACATCAAGGGCAAACAAAACAAGAATATTGAGCAACTGGGATTCAAAGGAGCGATGATGGTGGGATTAGCGCAAGCAGTGGCATTAATTCCCGGTACGTCACGCTCAGGTATTACCATGACCATGGGCATGATGCTTGGTCTCACCCGCGATGCGGCGGCGCGCTTTTCGTTTTTATTATCAATCCCGGCTATCGCCATGGCCGGTACCTACCTAACGGTTAAGCTGGTATTTGCCGCACATGCCGTCGACTGGTCAGCCATCGCTTTAGGAGCCAGTGTGGCGTTTGTCAGCGCCTATACGTGTATCCACTATTTTTTAATTTTACTGGATAAAGTTGGTATGATGCCGTTTGTCGTTTACCGCTTGTTATTGGGGGCGTTTTTAGTCTGGTTTATCATCTAA
- a CDS encoding CoA-binding protein, whose amino-acid sequence MQSHIADTLFHVKHIALIGASDKADRASNQVMAFLQHQGYRVYPVNPLVAGKEIHNERVYACLADITAPIDMVDVFRQGDALPEIVEQCHQLGIKRIWTQLGVVHHGAEQQAEQYGIDMIVDRCPKIEIPKLQSIKLLADPVHQQPS is encoded by the coding sequence ATGCAAAGCCATATAGCCGATACGTTATTTCATGTAAAACACATCGCGCTGATCGGAGCTAGCGACAAAGCCGACAGAGCGAGCAATCAAGTGATGGCGTTTTTGCAGCATCAAGGCTATCGCGTGTATCCAGTGAATCCGCTAGTGGCGGGTAAAGAGATCCACAATGAGCGAGTATATGCTTGTCTCGCCGATATTACTGCCCCCATAGATATGGTCGATGTGTTTCGCCAAGGCGATGCGCTGCCAGAGATTGTCGAACAGTGTCATCAACTTGGCATTAAGCGCATATGGACGCAGCTCGGCGTAGTTCATCACGGGGCTGAACAGCAGGCTGAACAGTACGGCATTGATATGATCGTTGATAGATGCCCTAAAATAGAAATTCCCAAGTTACAGTCAATCAAGCTACTCGCTGATCCCGTGCACCAGCAACCTAGCTAG
- a CDS encoding multifunctional CCA addition/repair protein, with protein sequence MTLDSNDLAEHTYLVGGAVRDGLLNRPIHERDYLVVGLTREAMLAHGFKQVGKDFPVFLHPKTKEEYALARTERKQGKGYTGFSCYAEPDVTIEQDLLRRDLTINAMAQDQHGHIIDPYNGQADLEKRLLRHVSTAFSEDPLRVLRVARFAARYHYLGFTVAPETIELMQQMADNGELAHLTPDRIWKEVSSALSEQHPQVFVQVLRQCGALRVIWPSLDALWGVPNPAHHHPEVDSGVHTLMVLEQAVKLSDSIAVRFACLCHDLGKGLTDKSQWPRHYGHEKSGIKLVKQVCKAFKVPNEVRDLSIKACEFHLHAHRAFELKPSTVLTLFDQLDAWRKPQQFEHYLLVCEADAKGRIGFEHSDYRQADYLRDAYQQCLTVKAKPFVERGLQGKEIKDAIYQQRLKLISTLKDALELIQ encoded by the coding sequence ATGACTCTTGATAGTAACGATCTAGCCGAGCACACCTATTTAGTCGGCGGCGCTGTGCGCGATGGTCTGCTCAACAGGCCAATACACGAGCGCGATTATCTGGTTGTCGGATTAACGCGCGAGGCGATGCTGGCCCACGGTTTTAAACAAGTAGGCAAAGACTTCCCGGTGTTTTTACACCCCAAAACCAAAGAGGAATACGCGCTTGCGCGCACTGAGCGCAAACAAGGCAAGGGGTATACGGGCTTTAGCTGTTATGCCGAGCCCGATGTGACCATTGAACAAGATCTGTTGCGTCGAGACTTAACCATTAACGCCATGGCGCAAGATCAACACGGTCATATAATTGATCCCTATAACGGCCAAGCAGATCTAGAAAAAAGACTACTGCGCCATGTATCGACGGCGTTTAGTGAGGACCCACTTCGCGTACTGCGCGTGGCTCGGTTCGCCGCCCGCTACCACTATTTGGGTTTTACCGTGGCGCCAGAAACCATAGAGCTGATGCAACAGATGGCCGATAATGGCGAGCTAGCTCACTTGACACCGGATAGGATTTGGAAGGAAGTCTCATCGGCGCTTAGTGAACAACACCCACAAGTTTTTGTTCAAGTACTTCGCCAATGCGGTGCTTTGCGCGTTATATGGCCAAGTCTCGATGCCTTATGGGGGGTGCCAAATCCAGCGCATCACCACCCCGAAGTTGACTCAGGTGTCCATACCCTGATGGTGTTAGAGCAAGCGGTAAAACTCTCCGATAGTATTGCGGTGCGCTTTGCTTGCTTGTGCCACGACCTCGGTAAAGGATTGACCGATAAAAGCCAATGGCCAAGGCACTACGGCCATGAAAAGTCTGGTATTAAATTGGTAAAACAGGTGTGCAAAGCATTTAAAGTACCCAATGAAGTGCGTGATTTAAGTATCAAAGCGTGCGAATTTCACCTCCATGCTCATCGCGCGTTTGAGCTCAAGCCAAGCACGGTATTAACGTTATTTGACCAGCTCGATGCGTGGCGTAAACCGCAGCAATTTGAGCACTATCTATTGGTTTGTGAAGCCGATGCCAAAGGACGAATAGGGTTTGAACACAGTGACTATCGACAAGCTGACTATCTGCGTGACGCCTATCAACAGTGCTTAACTGTAAAAGCCAAGCCTTTTGTCGAACGTGGTTTACAGGGTAAAGAAATAAAAGACGCTATTTATCAACAGCGGTTAAAATTGATATCAACCTTGAAAGATGCACTAGAATTAATACAGTAA
- a CDS encoding ExeA family protein has product MNQNYLHYFGLTQAPFSIAPNPNYLYMSNRHKEALAHLSYGFGESGGFVLLTGEVGTGKTTLSKRLLSQLPDNTQAAFILNPTLSAYELSATICDELDINYQTSASVKDLSQAIYQHLLSNHEAERHTLLVIDEAQHLQPAVLEQLRLLTNLETDTKKLLQVILIGQPELQHLLKRQDLRQLAQRITARYHLLPLNLAETKQYINYRLGVGGTSESLFDDKAIALIQRFSTGVPRLINLLCDRALLGAYASQQKRVDKSLVINAAAEVLNLDTNQLVVWKKTWLRYALAATVLVGVVTCSGLLGQRQYQQQQSLFTQTQQQLNVEQQRAVEREQNRIPTSLINQSRSLRPAFEKLYQQWHIRYAVGNSQSSTEQQTACDVALSYQLQCHWSDGSLDTLLSLSHRAIVVLYDDNDDPFYAVVEPSQHTDLLQLHLATESIWVNKHAVASRFKQQALLLWQPPTDFVETLDKTLSNELLVWLETALANAQQRLPRQGVAYDAIFVNQLSQFQQGHQTPLSDIETVIALSRYTHSSDRIVDDQVVNVTPQATQSNKATMDPISVDLATEE; this is encoded by the coding sequence ATGAACCAAAATTATTTGCACTACTTTGGCTTAACGCAAGCACCGTTTTCCATAGCCCCTAACCCCAATTATTTGTATATGAGCAATCGCCACAAAGAGGCGTTGGCGCATTTGAGTTATGGCTTTGGTGAATCAGGAGGTTTTGTTTTGCTCACTGGCGAAGTGGGCACTGGAAAAACCACCTTGAGTAAACGGTTGTTGAGCCAATTGCCGGACAACACACAAGCGGCGTTTATTCTCAATCCGACGTTGTCGGCTTATGAGCTGTCGGCAACGATTTGTGATGAACTAGATATTAATTATCAAACCAGTGCCAGTGTCAAAGATTTATCGCAAGCGATTTATCAGCATTTATTGTCAAACCACGAAGCCGAACGTCACACGCTGTTAGTGATTGACGAAGCACAGCATTTACAACCCGCGGTGCTCGAGCAATTGCGCTTACTGACAAATTTGGAAACCGATACCAAAAAACTATTGCAGGTTATTTTAATTGGCCAGCCAGAATTACAACACCTATTAAAGCGCCAAGACTTGCGACAACTGGCACAGCGAATTACTGCCCGCTACCATTTACTACCCCTTAATTTAGCCGAAACCAAGCAGTATATTAATTACCGTTTAGGTGTCGGCGGAACCAGCGAATCCTTGTTTGACGACAAGGCTATTGCCCTTATACAGCGCTTCTCTACCGGTGTACCTCGGTTGATTAATTTGCTCTGTGATCGCGCCTTACTCGGTGCTTATGCATCACAGCAAAAACGCGTCGACAAATCGCTGGTGATTAATGCGGCTGCTGAAGTGCTCAACCTTGATACCAATCAGCTGGTTGTGTGGAAAAAGACATGGCTTCGCTACGCCCTTGCAGCGACAGTGTTGGTGGGAGTAGTTACCTGTTCAGGGCTGTTAGGACAGCGACAATACCAACAACAACAGTCACTGTTCACTCAAACACAGCAACAGCTTAACGTTGAGCAACAACGCGCTGTTGAGCGCGAACAAAATCGCATACCAACATCGTTAATTAACCAAAGTCGCAGTTTGCGGCCGGCGTTTGAAAAGTTATACCAACAGTGGCACATTCGTTATGCAGTTGGTAACAGTCAGTCGTCAACGGAACAACAAACCGCGTGTGATGTCGCCTTGTCATATCAGCTACAGTGCCATTGGTCTGATGGCAGCCTTGATACCTTATTAAGTCTTAGTCATCGCGCGATTGTGGTGCTCTACGATGACAATGATGATCCTTTTTATGCCGTTGTCGAACCCAGTCAACATACTGATTTATTGCAGTTGCACTTGGCGACAGAGTCGATATGGGTCAACAAGCACGCGGTTGCCTCGCGCTTTAAACAACAAGCGTTATTGCTCTGGCAGCCACCGACGGATTTTGTAGAAACCCTCGACAAGACACTGTCAAATGAGCTGTTAGTGTGGTTAGAAACCGCACTGGCAAACGCCCAACAGCGCCTGCCGCGCCAAGGTGTCGCATATGATGCGATTTTCGTTAATCAACTGAGCCAATTTCAACAAGGCCATCAAACACCTCTATCGGATATTGAAACTGTTATTGCGCTAAGTCGTTATACCCATAGCAGTGACCGCATAGTTGATGACCAAGTTGTCAACGTCACACCTCAAGCGACGCAGAGCAACAAGGCGACAATGGACCCTATTAGCGTTGATTTGGCAACGGAGGAGTAA
- a CDS encoding general secretion pathway protein GspB yields MSFILSSLQKANEQQLSSSSLASEALQEALVQPDQQLIDDKFTYLKKLSGLVIYCLLVSALAAVSYYLFGGYQADQLRQQRLSLQSQLTSPTAEQQPLRPLTELDRQHALVANGSQINVNMTQQRLNARQARQQELRALQQRQQAKQAAELASRQQLEQKINRLLLMQQHSATEEVSFDQEQLVAQADTDAQALSVEEVQVTPSLSLNREALDDIDPALLAAVEAALTEPELLTNDNQTSQTPDIDNTSNQQDPLIKPLGQMPSWLQEQVSPLSFSLHMYSSDANNRWLRLNGKDYYEGEVSDRGVVIETIAPQQVILSYQGYRFKVPALSAN; encoded by the coding sequence GTGTCGTTTATTTTATCGTCATTACAAAAAGCCAATGAGCAACAGCTATCCAGTTCGTCATTGGCATCAGAAGCACTGCAAGAGGCATTGGTGCAACCCGATCAGCAATTGATAGATGACAAATTTACTTACCTAAAAAAGCTAAGTGGGCTAGTCATTTACTGCTTGCTGGTCAGCGCTTTGGCGGCGGTAAGTTATTACTTATTTGGTGGCTATCAAGCTGACCAATTACGCCAGCAACGCCTTTCGTTACAAAGCCAGTTAACGTCACCCACCGCTGAGCAACAACCGCTACGACCACTAACCGAGCTAGACCGTCAACACGCACTGGTGGCCAATGGTTCGCAGATCAACGTCAATATGACACAGCAACGTCTCAACGCCCGTCAGGCGCGGCAACAAGAACTTCGAGCGCTACAACAGCGTCAACAAGCTAAGCAAGCCGCAGAGCTCGCATCAAGGCAACAGCTCGAGCAAAAAATTAATCGCTTGTTATTGATGCAACAACACAGCGCTACTGAGGAGGTGAGTTTCGATCAAGAACAGTTAGTGGCGCAGGCAGATACAGATGCGCAGGCGTTATCGGTTGAAGAAGTGCAAGTAACACCGTCGTTATCGTTAAATCGCGAGGCTCTTGACGATATCGATCCAGCGCTACTTGCCGCTGTGGAAGCTGCATTGACCGAACCTGAGTTATTAACTAACGACAATCAAACTTCCCAGACACCTGACATTGACAACACCAGTAATCAGCAAGATCCGTTGATAAAACCACTGGGGCAGATGCCCAGTTGGCTGCAAGAGCAAGTGTCACCCTTAAGTTTTTCACTGCACATGTACAGCTCAGATGCCAACAACCGCTGGTTGCGCTTAAACGGCAAGGATTACTACGAAGGCGAGGTTAGCGATCGCGGTGTGGTGATTGAAACAATCGCCCCGCAACAGGTGATCTTATCTTACCAAGGCTACCGATTTAAGGTGCCCGCTCTGTCGGCAAATTAG